A window of the Oryza brachyantha chromosome 5, ObraRS2, whole genome shotgun sequence genome harbors these coding sequences:
- the LOC102707035 gene encoding 60S ribosomal protein L10-2, giving the protein MGRRPARCYRQIKNKPYPKSRYCRGVPDPKIRIYDVGMKKKGVDEFSHCVHLVSWEKENVTSEALEAARIACNKYMTKSAGKDAFHLRVRVHPFHVLRINKMLSCAGADRLQTGMRGAFGKPQGTCARVDIGQVLLSVRCKPNNAVHASEALRRAKFKFPGRQKIIESRKWGFTKFNRDQYVKLKSEGRIVPDGVNAKLLGCHGRLSARAPGQAFLSEDIAA; this is encoded by the exons GACCTGCGAGGTGCTATCGCCAGATCAAGAACAAGCCCTACCCCAAGTCGAGGTACTGCCGTGGTGTCCCTGACCCCAAGATCAGGATCTACGATGTTGGGATGAAGAAGAAGGGCGTGGATGAGTTCTCCCACTGCGTGCATCTCGTCTCTTGGGAGAAGGAGAATGTCACTAGTGAGGCTCTTGAGGCTGCACGTATCGCGTGCAACAAGTACATGACCAAGTCTGCAGGAAAGGATGCCTTCCACCTCCGGGTTCGGGTTCACCCATTCCATGTGCTTCGTATCAACAAGATGCTTTCGTGTGCTGGGGCGGATAGGCTCCAGACTGGGATGAGGGGTGCTTTTGGAAAGCCACAGGGCACCTGCGCTAGGGTGGATATTGGCCAGGTCCTCCTTTCCGTGCGGTGCAAGCCCAACAATGCGGTCCATGCCAGCGAAGCCCTCCGTCGTGCCAAGTTCAAGTTCCCTGGCCGCCAAAAGATCATTGAAAGTAGAAAGTG GGGTTTCACCAAGTTCAACCGTGATCAGTATGTCAAACTCAAGAGTGAGGGTAGAATTGTGCCTGATGGCGTCAATGCTAAG CTACTTGGTTGCCATGGTCGTCTGTCTGCTCGTGCCCCGGGTCAGGCTTTCCTTTCAGAGGACATCGCTGCCTAG